The segment CGTCCTACACCACCACCTACCGCGTCGGCGGAGTCCACAGCGGCCACTGCAAGGCGATCGTCAGCAAGGCGCTGCGGGATCTGGAGACCGTGAACACCGTGCAGATCGAGATATCCACCGGCCTGCTCACCCTCGACACCGCCGCCGAACCGGACGACACACTGGTCGAGACCGTGATCGAGGACGCCGGCTACGACTATCTGGGCCGTGCCTGACCTCCGCGCGACCGGACGCGACGCACGCTGAAGGGAGGCCGATCAGGGGCACTATGACAGGACGAGCGAAGAGGCCGGGTCCTGGAGAGGGCGCACCCCGCCACGGGGGTGCGCCCTTCCGGGCCTTCCGTGAGAAACTCCCTAGCCCCGCGTCGAGTCCCCCGGCACCAGGGCGCACGGCACCTGAACGGGCTCGGGCGCACGCCCGTTCAGCAGGTCGATCAGCATCCCCGCGCAGAGCGCGCCGATCCGGCGCGGAGCCAGCGTCAGCAGGGTCAGGGCCGGACGGGTGCCCGGCTCGGCATCGCCCATCGCGGTCACCTGGAGGTCGTCCGGGATGGCGATACCCAGCTCCTCCGCCGCGGCCAGC is part of the Streptomyces qinzhouensis genome and harbors:
- a CDS encoding heavy-metal-associated domain-containing protein, with the protein product MASYTTTYRVGGVHSGHCKAIVSKALRDLETVNTVQIEISTGLLTLDTAAEPDDTLVETVIEDAGYDYLGRA